One part of the Marinobacter sp. M3C genome encodes these proteins:
- a CDS encoding phosphoribosylanthranilate isomerase, which translates to MTSRVKICGLTRLEDIDAAVAAGADAIGLVFYDPSPRAVSIDLARQLAARVPAFVSVTGLFVNPQADFVRQVLQQVALDLLQFHGDETAAFCEQFQRRWIKAIRVRQQGQIEQAFEEYRNSAGLLVDAWHPEQYGGTGHGFNWSLIPERRPLPLILAGGLQPDNVAAAVHQVRPWAVDVSGGVETGGMKSEKGIKCAKKMADFVAATRSAGSW; encoded by the coding sequence GTGACTAGCCGTGTAAAGATCTGTGGCCTGACCCGCCTAGAGGATATCGACGCCGCAGTGGCCGCTGGCGCTGACGCAATTGGCCTGGTGTTTTATGACCCAAGCCCGCGGGCCGTCAGTATTGATCTGGCGCGGCAGCTGGCCGCGCGGGTACCGGCGTTTGTTAGCGTAACGGGATTGTTTGTGAACCCGCAGGCGGATTTTGTAAGGCAGGTGTTGCAGCAGGTGGCTCTGGACCTGCTGCAATTTCACGGCGACGAAACCGCGGCTTTCTGTGAGCAGTTCCAGCGCCGCTGGATTAAGGCCATACGGGTGCGGCAACAAGGGCAGATTGAACAGGCCTTTGAGGAGTACCGGAATTCAGCCGGTTTGCTGGTCGATGCCTGGCACCCTGAGCAATACGGGGGCACTGGCCACGGATTTAACTGGTCACTGATTCCTGAACGACGGCCATTGCCACTGATACTGGCCGGCGGCTTGCAACCCGATAACGTTGCCGCGGCCGTGCATCAGGTCCGCCCTTGGGCGGTGGACGTCAGTGGTGGCGTGGAAACCGGCGGCATGAAAAGTGAGAAAGGCATCAAGTGCGCCAAAAAGATGGCAGACTTCGTGGCCGCGACCAGAAGCGCTGGGTCTTGGTAG
- a CDS encoding FimV/HubP family polar landmark protein, with amino-acid sequence MKVRKLAVALALAGGLGSGVAQALGLGEVELQSYLNEPLDAQIVLRQSRGVSPGDVFVNVASESAYQRVGLNRGQFASKLKFQVVTRSDGSLAISVSSREPLREPYLNFLLELTWPSGRLLREYAVLVDPPVYAAETGTREPLVAASSAGRSNSSPSANSGAISRSASAGSGAGSGSAQSLASGSVYGPTTSSDTLWSIATRMRPNNSVSVQQVMLAIQDLNPDAFIGGNINRLKRGEVLRAPTLAQIERLGRGQATQAVRAQNQDVIAARATIDASAAAAPSAPAAIDGGDAELKLIVAETEAPQAVDNTEQTGSAGTDGNQADGADAGTTIALEQLDSARRENSELNTRVDSLQEQMETLQRLLELKNSQLADMQQAGINGERAVASMDQNATDDPAVADGSASANAASEPVADAKAADTANATDAPAVAAEDDAETQAEAEPAAAVAVQPQQDAQPQAAQPDPVRESLTLNGLVNSIMSNPLYQVVLGGGLLLLLLVLLLVSRRKSKNQDVAENDTDVEQTPLVEPEPRSDSFDLDLDLDLGLDDHEPSAPEAGPDVLAEVDSYLAYGQHEQAVNTLESAISREPSRTELRLKLLAVYADVQNRVAFERQYGELSALDDDEAMAEADRLLTDLEQAEAAPSIDDLESELRSGSFSGSFGSFDEESEDAKDSTKSTSDDPIEYDLTNIEGLGDKEEPPESEAPEDFEDSVLSDGFAREFAGEDAAPSAKADETVNTARKTSDDDDPSLDEAFLDELDAELDKDDPKAELKPFDLEKSDLGKLEPDLDKLDLEISDDDLALMGEFADSADSTNHANGDETEAEVEELPEMTDAELLALELGDDPQAEEELGVKLAENQDDEYDEDDEDDISLDDLETLELPEEDLPAYDLPEDDLSEDDLPEFDLLEEDLLEEDLPIVAPGAPRSIDESDLGDDDDFDFLSDTDEAATKLDLAQAYVEMGDIDGARDILMEVELEGTAEQKIEAKELLKNLS; translated from the coding sequence ATGAAGGTACGCAAGCTTGCGGTTGCTCTGGCACTGGCTGGAGGTCTTGGCTCTGGCGTTGCACAAGCCCTTGGATTGGGGGAGGTGGAGCTTCAGTCCTACTTGAATGAGCCTCTGGATGCACAAATTGTGCTGCGCCAGAGTCGCGGCGTCAGCCCTGGTGATGTTTTTGTCAATGTGGCTTCGGAATCCGCTTATCAGCGGGTGGGTCTTAATCGCGGCCAGTTTGCCAGTAAGCTGAAATTTCAGGTAGTTACCCGCAGCGATGGCAGCCTGGCGATAAGTGTGTCTTCCCGTGAACCGTTACGGGAGCCGTACCTTAATTTTCTGCTGGAACTAACCTGGCCCAGCGGCCGCTTGCTGCGTGAATACGCGGTGTTGGTAGACCCACCCGTGTATGCGGCAGAAACCGGCACCCGGGAACCGCTTGTAGCGGCATCGTCTGCTGGCCGCAGCAACTCGTCGCCCAGCGCAAATAGCGGCGCGATAAGTCGCTCTGCGTCAGCCGGCTCTGGCGCTGGTTCTGGTTCTGCACAGTCACTTGCGTCAGGCAGTGTTTACGGCCCTACAACGTCGTCTGACACCCTGTGGAGTATTGCCACCAGGATGCGCCCGAACAACAGCGTATCTGTGCAGCAGGTTATGCTCGCGATTCAAGACCTTAATCCTGATGCCTTCATCGGCGGCAATATCAATCGGCTGAAACGCGGTGAAGTTCTGCGCGCACCTACGCTGGCGCAGATTGAGCGACTTGGCCGGGGCCAGGCCACCCAGGCTGTGCGAGCGCAAAATCAGGACGTCATCGCAGCCCGTGCAACTATTGATGCCAGCGCAGCGGCTGCACCGTCTGCGCCCGCGGCAATCGACGGCGGGGATGCGGAACTGAAACTGATTGTGGCCGAGACTGAGGCGCCGCAAGCCGTTGATAACACCGAGCAGACCGGATCTGCCGGCACCGACGGTAACCAGGCCGATGGCGCAGATGCCGGTACCACGATAGCGCTCGAACAACTTGACAGTGCGCGCCGTGAAAACAGCGAGTTAAATACCCGTGTTGATTCGCTGCAAGAGCAGATGGAAACCCTGCAGCGGTTGTTGGAGCTGAAAAACAGCCAGTTGGCCGATATGCAGCAGGCTGGTATCAACGGCGAGCGCGCGGTTGCCAGCATGGACCAAAATGCAACCGATGACCCTGCGGTCGCTGATGGTAGCGCTAGTGCCAACGCGGCGTCAGAGCCGGTAGCTGATGCCAAGGCGGCCGATACAGCGAATGCTACCGACGCCCCTGCCGTTGCCGCAGAGGATGACGCCGAAACTCAGGCCGAAGCCGAACCGGCTGCTGCGGTTGCGGTGCAGCCTCAACAGGATGCACAACCACAGGCGGCACAGCCTGATCCGGTCAGAGAAAGCCTTACCCTGAACGGTTTGGTCAACAGCATTATGAGTAACCCTCTGTATCAGGTGGTTCTGGGCGGCGGCTTGCTTTTGCTGTTACTCGTGTTGCTTCTGGTGTCTCGCCGCAAATCTAAAAATCAGGATGTCGCCGAGAACGATACCGACGTTGAACAAACGCCTCTGGTTGAACCCGAACCAAGATCCGACTCGTTTGACCTGGATCTGGATCTGGATCTGGGCCTAGACGATCACGAACCGTCAGCGCCTGAAGCTGGGCCAGACGTTCTGGCAGAGGTTGACTCCTACTTGGCGTACGGTCAGCACGAGCAGGCGGTAAATACTCTGGAATCTGCGATTTCCCGCGAGCCTAGCCGCACCGAACTGCGCCTGAAGTTGCTGGCGGTCTACGCGGATGTTCAGAATAGAGTGGCTTTTGAACGTCAGTATGGCGAGCTCAGCGCTTTGGATGATGACGAGGCCATGGCAGAGGCTGATCGTTTGCTGACAGATCTTGAGCAGGCGGAAGCGGCACCCAGCATCGATGATCTTGAATCTGAATTGCGCTCCGGCTCCTTTTCCGGTTCTTTCGGGAGCTTCGATGAGGAATCAGAAGATGCCAAAGACAGCACTAAGTCAACGTCAGACGATCCTATAGAATACGATCTGACCAATATTGAAGGTCTGGGCGACAAGGAAGAGCCTCCAGAGTCTGAAGCTCCGGAAGATTTTGAGGACTCTGTGTTGTCTGACGGCTTCGCCCGGGAATTTGCCGGTGAAGATGCCGCGCCCTCGGCTAAAGCTGACGAAACCGTCAACACGGCCAGAAAGACGTCTGACGATGACGATCCAAGCCTGGATGAGGCCTTCCTGGACGAATTGGACGCCGAACTTGATAAAGACGATCCCAAGGCCGAACTCAAGCCTTTTGACCTGGAAAAATCGGATTTAGGCAAGCTGGAGCCGGATCTGGATAAATTGGACCTGGAGATTTCGGACGATGATCTGGCGCTGATGGGCGAATTTGCTGATAGCGCAGACAGCACCAATCACGCCAATGGTGATGAAACCGAAGCCGAAGTCGAAGAGCTGCCGGAAATGACCGACGCAGAGCTGTTGGCTTTGGAGTTGGGTGACGATCCGCAAGCCGAGGAAGAATTGGGCGTTAAGTTGGCCGAGAACCAAGACGACGAATATGACGAAGACGACGAAGACGACATCAGCCTGGACGATCTGGAGACGCTGGAGTTGCCCGAGGAAGACCTTCCGGCGTATGACCTCCCTGAGGACGACTTGTCAGAAGACGACCTTCCAGAATTCGACTTGTTGGAAGAGGATCTTTTAGAAGAAGACCTGCCCATTGTGGCTCCTGGCGCGCCTCGATCGATCGACGAGAGCGATCTGGGTGACGACGATGATTTCGACTTCCTGTCCGACACCGACGAGGCAGCAACCAAGCTGGATTTGGCGCAGGCATACGTTGAGATGGGCGATATTGACGGCGCCCGCGACATTTTGATGGAAGTGGAACTTGAAGGCACCGCTGAACAAAAGATAGAAGCAAAGGAACTGCTTAAAAATCTGTCCTGA
- the accD gene encoding acetyl-CoA carboxylase, carboxyltransferase subunit beta, whose translation MSSWLDKIMPSKIRSESKTRTGVPEGLWKKCPKCGAFLYKPELEKNLNVCLKCNHHLRVAARRRLDIFLDADGREEIGVDLEPWDRLKFKDTKRYKDRLAQAQKATGEKDALLAMKGTTLGLPLVACAFEFNFLGGSMGQTVGEKFVRAANVALEERIPLVCFSASGGARMQEAILSLMQMSKTAAVLERMRQQGVPYVSVMTDPVFGGVSASLAMLGDLNIAEPNALIGFAGPRVIEQTVREKLPEGFQRSEFLLEHGAIDMILHRHQMRERIAHLLAKFGNLEKPDTEAPIEIEVTEKPDEDASVA comes from the coding sequence ATGAGTAGTTGGCTAGATAAAATAATGCCGAGCAAGATCCGCTCGGAATCCAAGACGAGAACCGGTGTTCCGGAAGGCCTGTGGAAAAAGTGCCCGAAATGTGGTGCCTTCTTGTACAAGCCCGAGCTGGAAAAAAATCTAAACGTGTGCCTGAAGTGTAATCACCACTTGCGGGTGGCTGCCCGCCGCCGCCTTGATATTTTTCTGGATGCAGACGGCCGCGAAGAAATTGGCGTAGACCTGGAACCTTGGGACCGCCTTAAGTTCAAAGACACCAAACGTTATAAAGACCGCCTGGCCCAGGCCCAGAAAGCGACTGGCGAAAAAGACGCCTTGTTGGCCATGAAGGGCACCACCTTGGGGCTTCCGCTGGTGGCTTGCGCCTTCGAGTTCAATTTTCTGGGTGGCTCGATGGGCCAGACGGTTGGCGAAAAATTTGTACGGGCGGCCAATGTGGCGCTGGAAGAACGTATTCCTCTGGTGTGCTTCTCTGCCAGCGGCGGCGCGCGTATGCAGGAGGCCATTCTTTCGTTGATGCAGATGTCCAAAACCGCCGCTGTTCTTGAGCGTATGAGGCAGCAAGGCGTGCCGTATGTTTCGGTAATGACCGACCCGGTATTTGGCGGCGTGTCGGCCAGCCTGGCCATGTTGGGTGACCTGAATATCGCCGAACCTAACGCACTGATAGGCTTTGCCGGGCCGCGGGTGATTGAGCAGACCGTGCGTGAAAAACTGCCCGAAGGTTTTCAGCGCAGCGAGTTTTTGTTGGAGCATGGTGCTATTGATATGATTCTGCACCGTCACCAGATGCGCGAACGCATTGCACACCTGCTGGCAAAATTCGGCAATTTGGAAAAACCTGACACCGAAGCGCCCATTGAAATCGAAGTGACTGAAAAGCCGGATGAAGATGCCTCAGTCGCATAA
- the truA gene encoding tRNA pseudouridine(38-40) synthase TruA, producing MFLEPQALTADTSIGNGRVALVFEYDGREFHGWQQQKSGIRAVQQQLAKAASKVADHDVELVCAGRTDAGVHASYQLVHFDTPSLRTMRSWVMGINTALPFDISVRWAGQCQGDFHARFSAVYRRYRYIIYNNPVRPGIQRGQVSWNFRPLNAANMHQAAQALVGEHDFSAFRAAGCQSRSPIRFLQSISVTRRGDYLVIDVQANAFLHHMVRNIAGALMAVGCQEQAPDWIGQILATKDRRQAGVTAPPDGLYLVDVGYPAEFGIPQPSCGPAFAGPWFSAEQNRPVAATHIHRKQRPPNCD from the coding sequence TTGTTTCTTGAACCCCAGGCGCTTACAGCGGATACATCCATTGGCAACGGCCGTGTGGCATTAGTCTTCGAATACGATGGCCGTGAATTCCACGGCTGGCAGCAACAAAAATCCGGTATTCGCGCGGTGCAGCAACAGTTGGCAAAAGCCGCCAGCAAAGTCGCCGATCACGATGTAGAACTGGTGTGTGCTGGCCGCACCGATGCCGGCGTTCACGCCAGTTATCAGCTGGTTCATTTTGATACGCCGTCACTACGCACGATGCGTTCTTGGGTGATGGGCATCAATACTGCCTTGCCTTTCGATATTTCCGTACGCTGGGCTGGCCAGTGCCAGGGTGACTTTCACGCCCGGTTTTCCGCGGTTTACCGTCGCTATCGCTACATTATCTATAACAACCCGGTGCGCCCGGGTATTCAACGCGGCCAGGTTAGTTGGAACTTTCGGCCTCTGAATGCTGCAAACATGCATCAGGCGGCCCAGGCGCTGGTTGGCGAACACGATTTTAGTGCTTTTCGTGCCGCTGGCTGTCAGTCTCGGAGCCCGATTCGATTTTTGCAGAGCATTAGCGTAACGCGTAGAGGCGATTATCTGGTGATTGACGTTCAGGCCAATGCTTTTTTGCACCACATGGTGCGCAATATTGCAGGGGCCTTGATGGCCGTAGGTTGCCAGGAGCAGGCGCCGGATTGGATTGGCCAGATTCTGGCGACGAAGGATCGCAGGCAAGCTGGCGTAACGGCGCCGCCTGATGGTTTGTACCTGGTAGACGTGGGCTACCCCGCCGAATTCGGAATACCCCAGCCCAGCTGTGGCCCGGCATTTGCCGGGCCATGGTTTAGCGCGGAGCAGAATCGGCCGGTTGCGGCCACCCATATCCACCGTAAACAAAGGCCGCCCAACTGTGACTAG
- the asd gene encoding aspartate-semialdehyde dehydrogenase — protein sequence MKRVGLVGWRGMVGSVLMQRMREENDFADIEPVFFSTSQTGQRAPDVGRDGILPLQDAFDIDTLKTLDVILTCQGGDYTSAVYQKLRDAGWNGYWIDAASTLRMVDHSVIVLDPVNRNVIDAALDKGVKDYIGGNCTVSLMMLALGGLLEQDLIEWVSPMTYQAASGSGAQNMRELLNQMGELNGSVKAELDSPSSAILEIDRRVTDTMRSDDFPTEHFGAPLAGSLIPFIDKQLENGMSKEEWKAGVETNKILGRSDNPIPIDGLCVRIGAMRSHSQALTIKLRKDLPVAEIEKILAAGNDWVKVIPNEREASIRELTPAKVTGTLSIPVGRIRKLTMGPEYISAFTVGDQLLWGAAEPLRRMLRILQSR from the coding sequence ATGAAGCGAGTTGGGCTTGTAGGTTGGCGTGGCATGGTGGGTTCTGTCCTCATGCAACGCATGCGTGAAGAAAACGATTTCGCGGATATCGAACCGGTATTCTTTTCCACGTCGCAAACCGGGCAACGGGCGCCGGATGTGGGCCGTGATGGCATTCTGCCGCTGCAGGACGCCTTCGATATCGACACTCTGAAAACCCTGGACGTGATTCTGACCTGCCAGGGCGGTGACTACACCTCAGCGGTGTATCAGAAGCTGCGCGACGCCGGCTGGAACGGCTACTGGATAGACGCTGCGTCTACCCTGCGCATGGTTGACCATTCTGTGATTGTGCTAGACCCGGTTAACCGCAACGTGATTGACGCTGCGCTCGACAAAGGCGTGAAAGACTACATCGGCGGCAACTGCACCGTAAGCCTGATGATGTTGGCCTTGGGCGGTTTGCTGGAGCAGGACTTGATTGAATGGGTATCGCCCATGACCTATCAGGCCGCTTCTGGTTCCGGCGCGCAGAACATGCGCGAGCTGCTGAACCAAATGGGCGAGCTGAACGGCAGCGTTAAAGCCGAGTTGGACAGCCCGTCATCGGCGATTCTAGAGATTGACCGCAGGGTGACCGACACCATGCGTAGTGACGATTTTCCCACCGAGCACTTTGGCGCGCCTCTGGCAGGCAGCTTGATTCCGTTTATCGACAAGCAACTCGAAAATGGTATGAGCAAGGAAGAGTGGAAAGCCGGTGTTGAAACCAACAAGATTCTGGGTCGCAGCGACAATCCGATTCCGATTGACGGTTTGTGCGTTCGAATTGGTGCCATGCGCTCACACAGCCAGGCGCTGACCATAAAGCTGCGCAAAGACCTTCCTGTTGCCGAAATCGAGAAGATTCTGGCCGCCGGTAACGATTGGGTGAAAGTTATTCCCAACGAGCGCGAGGCCAGCATACGTGAGCTGACACCGGCGAAAGTAACCGGCACCCTGAGTATTCCAGTGGGCCGTATACGCAAATTGACCATGGGGCCGGAGTACATTTCTGCGTTTACTGTGGGTGACCAACTGCTGTGGGGCGCGGCAGAACCGCTGAGGCGCATGCTGCGAATTCTTCAGAGTCGTTGA
- the leuB gene encoding 3-isopropylmalate dehydrogenase — protein sequence MSRTILLLPGDGIGPEIMGEAEKILRRVNESFKLDLIFQHGLVGGAALDDSDTPLPDKTLELATKADAILLGAVGGPKWDDLPMAKRPEKGLLGLRSNLELFANFRPAILYPQLASASSLKPEVVSGLDIMIIRELTGGIYFGQPRGVRQLESGERQGYNTYAYTETEIRRIGRVAFETAQQRGKKLCSVDKANVLEVTVLWREIMNELKLEYPDVELSHMYVDNAAMQLVRAPKQFDVIVTGNMFGDILSDEAAMLTGSIGMLPSASMNSAKQGMYEPCHGSAPDIAGKGIANPLATILSVAMMLRYSLDEGAAAAAIEDAVGKVLDQGLRTADIMSEGCNQVSTREMGEAVLAQL from the coding sequence ATGTCACGAACCATATTACTACTGCCGGGCGACGGCATTGGCCCTGAAATCATGGGCGAGGCCGAAAAAATACTGCGCCGGGTGAATGAGTCGTTCAAGCTTGATTTGATCTTTCAGCACGGCCTGGTTGGCGGCGCTGCGCTGGACGATTCCGACACCCCGCTGCCGGATAAAACCCTGGAGTTGGCCACCAAGGCCGACGCGATTCTGCTGGGCGCCGTTGGCGGCCCGAAGTGGGACGACCTGCCGATGGCCAAACGCCCGGAAAAAGGTTTGCTGGGCCTGCGTTCCAACCTTGAGCTGTTTGCCAATTTTCGCCCTGCTATTCTTTATCCGCAGCTGGCGTCTGCTTCTTCGCTGAAGCCGGAAGTGGTGTCCGGGCTGGATATCATGATTATCCGTGAACTGACCGGCGGTATTTACTTCGGCCAGCCTCGCGGTGTGCGGCAATTGGAAAGCGGTGAGCGCCAGGGTTATAACACGTACGCTTACACAGAGACTGAAATTCGCCGTATTGGCCGGGTCGCATTTGAAACGGCCCAGCAGCGCGGCAAAAAACTGTGCTCGGTCGACAAGGCTAACGTGTTAGAAGTGACCGTGCTGTGGCGTGAGATCATGAACGAGTTAAAACTCGAGTATCCGGACGTAGAGCTGTCTCACATGTACGTGGATAACGCCGCGATGCAGCTGGTGCGCGCACCCAAACAGTTTGACGTGATTGTAACCGGCAATATGTTTGGTGATATTCTTTCTGACGAAGCCGCTATGCTGACAGGCTCCATCGGCATGCTGCCATCGGCTTCGATGAACTCGGCGAAGCAGGGCATGTACGAGCCTTGCCATGGTTCGGCGCCTGATATTGCCGGCAAAGGCATTGCAAACCCGCTGGCGACCATTCTTAGCGTTGCGATGATGTTACGCTATAGCTTGGATGAAGGTGCCGCCGCAGCAGCCATTGAAGACGCGGTTGGCAAGGTGCTGGACCAGGGCTTGCGCACAGCGGATATAATGTCGGAAGGCTGCAATCAGGTTTCTACCCGTGAAATGGGTGAAGCGGTACTGGCGCAGCTATAA